In Macadamia integrifolia cultivar HAES 741 chromosome 1, SCU_Mint_v3, whole genome shotgun sequence, a single window of DNA contains:
- the LOC122084453 gene encoding zinc finger protein JAGGED-like: protein MKPKSNPLDLNNLPEEYGRDGKQVPEETSSTDSRRKKSGGKDGNDETGKVYQCRFCSLKFCKSQALGGHMNRHRQERETETLNRARQLVFSNKNLATQGVPHLGFRDLQSASMGNPSLPFRPVYPTTIFPVSSSAALPPAPSPPQPYLYRSSSGFVSFPTRYPTPTPPSTTSPHDYIVGHVLPSRNTGNPNQNYRGEESSSYTCIGAPLGHGFSSDDGVGSDRGTTD, encoded by the exons AT gAAACCCAAGAGTAACCCATTAGACCTCAACAACTTACCTGAGGAGTATGGAAGAGATGGGAAACAAGTCCCTGAGGAGACCTCCAGCACTG ATagtaggagaaagaaaagtGGAGGAAAGGATGGAAACGATGAAACTGGTAAGGTCTACCAGTGTAGGTTTTGCTCCCTCAAGTTCTGCAAATCCCAAGCTCTGGGTGGCCACATGAATCGCCATCGACAAG AGAGGGAGACAGAGACACTGAATAGGGCTCGTCAGTTGGTCTTCAGTAACAAAAACCTAGCCACACAGGGGGTTCCCCATTTAGG GTTCAGAGATCTCCAAAGTGCAAGCATGGGAAACCCTTCTCTACCCTTTAGACCTGTATACCCAACAACAATATTTCCTGTTTCGTCATCAGCAGCCTTACCTCCAGCTCCATCTCCTCCACAACCTTACCTCTACAGGTCTTCTTCTGGTTTTGTTTCCTTTCCTACACGatacccaaccccaaccccaccctCAACAACTTCTCCTCATGACTATATAGTTGGTCATGTCCTGCCAAGCAGAAATACAggaaacccaaatcaaaattaTAGAGGAGAAGAATCATCGAGTTACACTTGCATTGGAGCTCCACTGGGACATGGGTTCTCATCAGATGATGGAGTTGGGAGTGACAGAGGGACGACGGATTAG